The region TCTCATTAGTACCACACCTTTTTACCACATCCTTTTCCACTCTTCGCAAGCTTTCACACCTTGCAAACTCAAGCTGAAATTATAAAGTATCTACATACAATGATCTCCCAGAGACCTGAAATGTAGTGCAGCAGCAGTCATCTCTGCCGAACCGCTTTGTGGATTAGCATGGTGGGGTAAACGCTATGGAAACAAAGCATAACGCATGCAATCTGTAATGAATTTATGCAGTAGGGTCAGGCTGGGACATTTCCTTAGcacaggacaaaaaaaagcCTGTTAAAGTTAGTTCTGTCCGAAAACAACATGCAAATTTACATGATACAACTATCCACCTCtacaagtgtttttttgtttgtttgtttttttcaagaaTTCCTATTGCTTCTCTGTGAGTTTGAAACCAGAAGTCGCTCAGGACCAGAATAGTCTAGAGAAACgctacaggttttttttttaatggtaatgTTTTCGGGGGGGGGCTGCGTAGAGGCTGGTCCTTTCCGCAGCCAAGAACTGATACGGCATTCAATGCAATGTAAACGAGatgccatttcttttggaaACACTTGTAGCCTAGCTATGATAAAGGATTTTATGAAGAAATTTATCTTTACAACAAACATAAACCAGTCCCAGAGCATAGAATATTCTGGTGGTTGTTTTCATATTTAGGGGTGTCAACAATCTGTTCTGTTCCATTTTGAGTGGAAAAATGGTTTGATTCTACTTGATGGTAGATGTACATACTTTGATGTATTTGATTCTAGCTGTAtgtactagggatgtcacgagaaccgatacttcagtacgaagtcggtaccaacattcttacaacgtgacggtacttgtttttctgcagtaccaTTGATACCGGTTGTAACGAAAGAACCGTGGTTGCggttcttccggacctgatgggggcagcaaatacgcgcaagtgttttagttggtccacaagtggtgaagaagaaggaaaaacacctaccagcacacgggaaaaactacagaagattagcttagcttaacaagttagctccgccccgattcgttgagaggaaaagagaggaaagctagtatcggtttccggtgtgcaaccgatgctatcgttcatttcaaacaaagtgaggaaacacctggaatttggcgaagcacctgaaagacggtcctatattatatttgtttgtggcagctggcattgtagccgtgaaaccagctaatgttatgctccatgtaatgtttgcgatagccagttatttgttaacgacgctaacacattgcagtgttataaactacctcctaatgggccaccatgcatcgccattcagcccgtgtcctttcagctaaatgtagcctaatgtcgcTAATAATtgttcacatgttcatgcttttgataactctttttggcctgccaccatatcagtgaatttaaactaatgcttgcattcagagtataaggtgtgtgtgtgtgtgtgcgcatgcgcgttTAGGAGTACAcgtccactcattgtcagacagtgtttgataattaaaataccccccccccccccgtctctctctctctctctctctctctctctctctctctctctctctctctttgccagtatcagccagagtaGGATGTCCTCCtggagagttttttttattttattttttattttattttataccacaccgtggtatcgactttggtattgagcacttttggtggtatcggtactgaCTCCTaaatttttggtatcgtgacatccctagtatcTACATAGATTAGCATGTGAGAGAAACAATGAGAAGCAACAGCAGAATATAATCACTGCTTTTATAGAACTTGTAGAACATTATACACGAGGATTGTCTACCTAAATGTGTTTCATGATGAGGAAATAACTTTGGTGAAATCAAAATGATCACATTAGTCAGGCTTGCCTGCTCACTCACTGCTCACTTACTATATTCAACACATATCATTAGTGTTCACAGAAAAGAGGTTTCAAACAGGTTTCATTGTCATCCTCAAGGTCAATGAAAATCTTTTTCACAACTGAGCAAACTGATTCCAGAAAATTACCATTCAGGGTGCATTTGTATTCATGCCTTTTCATGCTTCAGAAAGCATGAGAACATAGCAGAAACATTAGATGCATATATCCACACATCCTGCTTTTCTGGAAACCTTGTGTTACACACTGAACTTTTAcgacttctactactactaccctgctgaaaaaaaaaacaatagaaaccatcacagaaattctaatggtttcccctacaaatatcattacaaaccaccagctaaccattaaaactaatACCATTATAGAtctttaatggtatccattagacataacatgccactaatagaagacccccccccccccccccccccccccccaaaaaaaaaattatagtttccattaaaaccaatataattcccattataaacattaaaatcattacaaattctatgagggtttcgtTTTTTCAGCACAGTACTGCAGTAACCTCCTGGATGCTTTTTcagaattatatatacattcttTGTACCTCATTAGTGCCATACCCTTTTACGACATCCTTTTCAACCTTCGAAAGCTTTGTTAATTTGTAGCCAATGGAGAATATCTAGTTGAATTTAGCATGAATGctgtcatgtggcagcagtgcaatacaAATAGAAACCATGCAGCTATAGGTCAAGAGCCTCAGCGAAAGTTCACATCAACCAccaaaatgggggaaatgtgcTCTCAGTTTGTTTAACCTTGACATGGTTGTTAGTGATTTaggctacatttacatttattcatttatcaaacacttttatccaaagcgacttacaaatgaggaaatacaagcaaaagtaGGCTAGACtatttcagtaactgctgatttcctgggatgTTCATGCATAACAGTCTCTGGAGGTTAtgcagaatggtgcaaaaagagagagaaaaaaaagtaagcAGCGGTTCATGCAGGCGGAAACGAGCTGACAGTAAGGCTACAATAGCTTACATATCCATCCTTTACAACCGAGGTGAGAagaagcatctcagaatgagCAACAAACTGAACCTTGAGTAGGACTGTTACTATAACTACTTTTCTTGGAGGATATATTGAAccagaaataattgcgataaaccatattattgtcattttaaaaccattttataCCACCGATTTAACAATATTGTAATAGCATAGTTTTTGTCTTCTGACgaaaatatcctttaaatttagtcaatattttgtcatGACATTCATTTTATAGTCAATGTATTCTGACTAAAATGGCATCAAATATAAGTCAATGGCACCGCAAGTTGAGAAAATGCAAAACTTACagcaaatattcacacattttatacattaaCTTAAACATGTATCAACAAAAACCTCTGAATACTGCACTCGTTgtgaaataataacaatgagTACACTATTGTAAtgcaatattgtgaattctttatacttTAGTTATTCATTGTCCGTATTTTCGTGTGTTGATACGGAAAGAACGTATTCACAACGTGATACCATTCTACCTAGCGCATTGCTTTAGTTCACTTGTGCATTCAcgtcattttgtgcagaagcgAGTTGTAGTATTAGgtttatgttgtgtaaatgtcttGTTTGGGTGAGTACCCAGCTAGTTAAGTGCTTCAGTTTACCTCTTTTCATTCACTCTTCAGCTTCAGCACACGCAGTTTAAGCAGCTCAATCCCAGACATTATTGAGTATGACTGGATTATTTTAAACActcacgtttttttttattttttctaaatttttcttcttcttcaaaaaaaacattgttagtgcattggttatattttataattttttcagcagtatgttttaattaaattggTGCTAGTGCTTACTACACATCATAAATTTGAATGCACAGTTTTTGCAttcaaatgtgcatttttatcttaaatttgacAAATATTCAAAGTAAATTTAGTTTAACAGCCGTAGTTATTGATCTAGTTCCGTTTTCTCGTTGTGTATTTTCCCTGAATTTGCTGTtcgctgatcacctgacctgtTCCTGTGATTTGTTTAATGAGTTGGATTaacaatttggatttgtctgcttgcCTCTCAAATAAAATGCTTAAACTGCATCTCTACTCACCGGACATGGCATGATGATGTTtattcttatgtaaacaaacacacatgtaaacacaatgGGCAATATCAAGGTCAGCAAAAATGATCGAGGTCATGTCCATATATAGTATAATAAGTCAATAAAGTCAAGTAATTATCGTGACAGATctaaccttgaggcagatgggctacaacccCAAAAGACCTAATCAAGGTCTACTccagtcagccaagaacaggaatctgaggctactgTGGGCACACATTCctttatggccacaatttacaCACATAACAGCTACTTATAATGGCTTCttataatggctacttccagcatgataatgtgcCATGTCAACAAGAACAAGTCATCTTTAATTGGTTCcatgaacatgacagtgagTTCAGTGTACTTCAGTGGCCTCCCCAGTCATCAGATGTGAATCCAGTACAGCACCTTTGGGATGGGTGGAACACCAGATTTGCAGCATGAATGGGCAGCTGACAAATATGCAGCAATTATGTGATCCCATCATATCAATATGGACCAGAATTTCCAAGCAATGTTTCCAACACCTTGTGGAATCCATACCTTGAATAATTTACATTGTTCTGGGGAACTCTTCTTTTTGGTGCATGCAGATAAAAATCATTTGGAAGCCTTTTTATTAATTGGGTAGGTTTCCCCTTGCTGCAATGGACTAATTATAGATGCCCCTGTAAACTGGTGAAGAACAATCTAAGGATGGGGTTAATGACAACCCCAGTGTAAAgcttaatattgtttttcagttttcagtAAGCCTATGTAAACGTCTGATAATGGTTTGTGCATCGATGCAGAATCTTTTAAGAGATTTACACCCTGAAGAGGTCCTCAATCGCCCCCTAGTGTCAGGACTGTGTATGACAACTGCCActaccaaataataataatgtatggtCCTTCATACCATCATGCCAGACTGTCTGAATTGTAAACAACTCCAGGATTCCAACCATGTAATTGAGTTGAGTTTTTAGTCTTGCTGCATTTATGAGTCACTTGGTTTGAAGCATTACCAGtgcataactttatttaaaatatatgcatataaaGCATGTAAGCATTCATTTAACTTGTAACTACTGTAAATTTGATGCTGCAGTGGTAGTTTTGAACCTGATTAGGATATCTCTGCCTCAGACCGACTCGTATTATAAACAAGGTGCTTCAATTTCAAGTGAAGCCTTAAAAAGTCCTGTCTTATTTCGTACAACCCACTTTTTAAGGATGTATGTCGCTCCATGCTATTACACCCAAATGATTTACTGAACCTGAATCGGACAGTTCATTGCAAAGCAACGCAGCATTACATATATAATATCTTAGAATTAACAGATTAATAAAATGTCcaacaaaaacacatcaaatcCTAGCGTACTATTAGAATAGATTTGACAATATGTGAAGTAGGActcataaatacataaataccaGCTTGTGCATTGCTATTTTTCCCTGGCACATCTGTCACTTACCATTTAAAGTAcattcgcttttttttttttttttcttagagaTTGCTATGAAAATAACATGACTTTGCATGACCGAATTAGTTGTTTACAGTATCGGTCACTTGCGCAGGGGACCCAGATGAGGGATTTgaattgaaactgaaacagttgAACTTTTTTCTTGGTTTGTTTGAAAGAAaatctcaaatatttttttacagaatgtattttgttgtttgacATACATGCATTTTACAGAACTTTTGCAAAGATGTAAAAGTAGTGTAGAGTATAAtcctgaagaagaagaatacatAGTCCTGCATTATTGATCTGCTGCTCAAACTGTTTGAACACATCTGACCACCACaggagagcaaagggaggcctcAACAGTAGCGTTTGCCCTTTTGTCAGGTGTCAAATTTGATTCCACAGCAATCAGTGGCTGGGAGACAAGGGAACAAAATTGGTATCTGGGTGGGAGTGATGTTTTGCTCTctgtcccctgtcaatcacaacgACACTAGGCAATTTGCAGGCATCTGTGAGATCATGTATGGAGAAGCAGGCAGTAATGCTTTCCTCGGGGTAAGTTACACCGCCCTGTGACCCAGCATgaggaatgaatgagtgaatgaatgaatggaggcTTAGCTGCCAATTTTATTATACAAAGACTGCTCTTTTGGTATATTATGCCATATGTTCCAGCTTACTCTAATATTAAAATTGCAGAGCTCCTGCACAAAATGCATAAAGGTTCTCAAGTCTGATACAgccttttaaatatttatgagTGTACACACAGCAGTGAACTCCCAAGTTTaacagttgttttgttttttgttatttacttCACAGGGCATCACACATCTcacagcattttgtttttaaaaggacCCTCTTCATCACAATTATCTTTTTTGTGCTactgtatttcttttatttcctcactgGAGTAAAAAATATGAAGAACTTCAAGCCTATTGTTTTATACCCTCAATTTAAAAGGAAACCGCCACCCTTGATATCATGTGGCGTGCCAGTGCAAAATGATCCAATCATTAAAGTCAACAATCTTAAAACATATCTGGTCGGCTCCTACATAGAGCACCGTCAGGAGGTGAAAATGATAAAGACGATCGCTATAGTGCTTCGTAGTGAAACCACAAAGTATAACTGCTTGCTGTGCTGCAGCGGACAGACGACATCCGTACCCGCAATGTACAACATTCACTCTGACCACTTTGGGTTTGAATACGGTACGGCTGATATTACCTGCCAATTACCAGAAAACTGTACAACGCCGACACATGTGGCAATCACTTCCCGATCATCTAAAAAGGATGGATCCTCACAGGACATTCACACCTTCCAACCTGTCAGGAATCAGCAGAAGCAGGAAGTCTTTCCTTATGAGTTTACAGTCTGCATTTCTGTCATGTATGATTATGACAATGTTCTGGAGCTTGTGCAGACCATGGAGATATTCAAGATACTCGGAGTCCAGAAGGTAGCTATTTACAAAACCAGTTGCCTTCCCAAAACACAGAAGGTCCTGGATTACTACATCAAGCAGAACTTTGTGGAACTTATCCCCTGGAAAGTAAATTCTTACATCAAGGTGTCCAGTGGCTGGCAGAAATCGGTTTCATCAGGAGAGCTGCATTACTACGGCCAAATTGCGGCACTCAACGACTGTGTGTATCGTTACATGTACCAGACTCGCTATGTAGCTCTGCAAGACTTGGATGAAATTATTTTACCtatgaatttaaaaaactgGACAGAGCTCCTGCCTGAACTGGAGAGGAAATACAATCAGATTGGTGGCTTTGAATTTGAGaataattattttcctgtttcCTTCACGAATTCAAGCCCTAAGTATTCTCCAGACTCCTGGAAGAAGGTTACAGGAGTAAACATTTTAGAACATATCATTAGAATAAGCAATGATCCGACGAAATTCAATAACTTCAAAGTGATTGTTAATCCTCGCTTAGTGTTTCAGACTACAGTCCACGGACTTTTGCAGACTGTGAGGAATAGTGTCAGAGTGGACCCTCACATTGCCCGTATGTATCACATGAGATCCATTCCAAAAGAAATCTGGGTAACACATTCCCAAATACAGGACACACATCTGAGGGACTATGCGGACAGTCTGATCCCGGCTGTTTCTAAAGTCCTTCGAGAAGCATTGGGCATTTAAAATAATGCATCACTAATCTGTGTTAAACCAGAAAACTATTTGTGAAATGTATGGTTAGGGGCATGATGTGGTAAGagtataaaatttattttatttaaacttgcCAGGATACTGTTTACAAATGCCAAAATCACTGTAATAAGTTTAGGTGGAGGGAAATTGATCTGAATTGTACGAGATAGGAAGCAATAAATGCCTTGTAAGAACTGTTTCACTTTGTCAtttcccccttttctttttGCACAGGAAATGAAACCAGCAGACCATGGCAATTTAAATGATAGTTCTAAGCATTTATTTTAGCAATGTTAAAATGGAGGGAAAGTTGTCAggaaacacaaaaataacacaaagcaTGTGAATGTCCCTTAGCACAttatttgcaaaaataaaacagcttaTTTGAATGTCAACCTTTATATcctaattagtatttaaatgGTTTTATCTTCAGGTGTTGATTCCTGATTCCTAACATTTATAATTACAACAGATGTCCTTCAGCAACAATacttaacacacacatattccaTCTGAATAGTACTTATATTGGCAGTGGACAAATAgacaataatatatatgtgtgtgtatgtgtgtgtgtgtgtgtgtgtgtgtgtgtgtttacctttcCCAACACACAGAAATTTAAGTAACTTCTTTCCTCCTCATCCAGACTCTCTCCACCTGTAATCAAATGTAATCAAAACTGCAAAACTACATTTGTTAGTATTTTGCATACACCATGTTGAAGCATACAGAAGATCCCAGTAAGTACTTCAACCTTATGGAATGAGATAATCTCAATTTCTGATGCAGAAAAACTAGTTCATGCGTTCATGACCTCAAGactggattattgtaatgcactTCTAGGTGGTTGTCCTGCATCCTCCTTAAATATACTACCGTGAGTAGATACAAAATGCAGCTGCTGGAGTGCTTACTAGATCATGAAAATATGAACATATTACCCCAATTATATCATCACTAATTTCTATCACATTACAATCCTTCACGCTCTTTAAGGTCACAAAACTCTGGACTTTTGATAATACAGAGGATATCAAAGTCAACTAAAGGAGGTAGAACTTTTTCACAATTAGCTCCTAAACTCTGGAATAGCCTTCCTGATAATGTTCAGGGTTCAGACATACTCTCTCAGTttaaatccagattaaaaacacatttctttagTCTAACATTCACATAACGCTTCCCATAATGTTGTACTGCAGTCATGTCtgataaaacaataacaaatgtaCATGGCCATCTCTGCCTGAAATGCACTGAACAGCAGCTACGCTAATCCTTCTCCATTTGTCTCCTCTTCCTAATCAGTGAATGTGACAACTCCAGCTCAGAACCAGCCTCTAGGAAGATTCCAGATGACACCAACACCCACGAAAATCTGACCGTTCTGCTCTCCGGGCCGGCTTTGATCGTCCTGGTACCCTGCTTCTGGAATTCTCGTTGCTTGGAGGCCAGTCACTGTTGCCGAGGATGGCCCCCTATGGACAACCTGGGGACACTTTGAAGCCGTGGAGAAGGCATTGGACTGCAATTGATGCGGGCAGTTTTGGTGCGGTGTCTTGGAACTGCATTTGCGCTGACTGTTTTGGACTACAATTGCACAGACTTTGTGCCCGGGTCTCCATCGGTGGACAGTTCATAATTCCAGCGGaatagacttcatgttgagATTGTGGTGATTTCCTGATTACACAGTTGCACTATTTGTTTTATCGTATAGCACACAGTTATGGAAgggaattattttaaattacacaATCCGGTGTcatccagatgaggatgggttccctttttgagtctggttcgtCTCCATGTTAGATATTCCCATTACCTTTTTGAAAGTTAACAATAACgtagcattacagctattcaccatgatgtaatatagAGAGTGGGTTAAGGTTAAatacatttagcaagtgttttggacaaggcaagctgtagtaattagcattaggaggatgggttaggGCCATGTTTCTTCGTGTGTTCGGTGAACGTTAATGCTGGtgaacaggtgcagacagtcagtggctaatgAAACTtgctagctcagtaatgtcaaggtcaaaagttcttcacaaggttaacgtgACAACAAGAGAGGTTGGGGGTTACAGTAGGTTGAAATGATTTCCCCGATCTCTGTAATGTTGATGTCTCTGTAActtaattaggttgtgcaaaaaaattggtagtgaggtgctaaaggctggACAATAAATATTATCTagttagctagattttcctggtgagtctacagcaccattttgttcattaggagagtggaggtcacatttccaaaatgacacaatttgggattctgtaatgcaatttctcagttaaagcccaaaGTCATTTATCCATATTTTGTAactaacaactaaccaacactctttttgctcttttacagcttttcaaatggaagggagtgggactcctgtcttcccagatggcagggagatttgtaagatgcatcaactccaattcttaaatctgtcaaatgttttaatgattttaataaaatgtcacctgaatttcatgcaattgattattttttgaGCATTTTAGTATAATTtagcattttaggataattgtagggggaaaagtataaacaacacatcgGTGTTACTTTCgtgctattttttttaacacatctttgtgtggaaatgtttaacgcacagcatgtgttaaatgtactaacacactgtgttaaaagcaacacaaaatgcgctgtccttaactagacacacacacgtgttaaaaatgaacacatgaTTGAGTGAAtgatatcaatatatttatccataaaccattactgtacactagaaaaagtaaaaatgtgcgataacagtccagtttacaggACATTAAATGCACCGCTATTTCATTAGCTTGGGCTTACctgtttgtaatgcccactggatcgtaagatggttactcagtttttttttttggatgctttaaacgtctcctttgatcaaaatcagatgtttttgtcttaaatatatgacttatttgagttCTTAACTTCAaggtctatatataaacaccactttagcagtacatttctgaacaccatcttgtgtataaataaaggagatatcaagttgacatatttgtttataatgtggtatatttgacattttcaaagggtaaaaataaacctgaaaatattaacccattttttaaataaaattaacccagcgtttttgtaaaaattcaactatgggtttaaaaaacaaatcatttgatgagttaaaattaacaaccctatgtgatgggttagtttagcccaaaatgtgttctgtcttATATTTACCCAGCCGTTGGTTTGTGTTTAACCCAGTGTTTGTATATTTGTAAGCAGTTGTAAGTATTTATTAAATCTATCTGTGGTAAATACCTATTAAGGAGAACACTTTATCTGACAACTTTATCCCCTTTATTAATCATTTGGAAAAATATCGATAAAGGCTTTACATTAGAGGAATTATATTTGCTTGTCTATGATAAGGTTGAAACCTATTAGGGCCAGTTTCCTGCACACAAATGAAGTATACTATTTAAGAACATATTTCTTTGTGGATAATCCTGGTTCCCACTGTATGAGATCTCAGACGTACCTGTATGCAGGATTAACAGATTTCCTTTGAGCCTTT is a window of Ictalurus punctatus breed USDA103 chromosome 4, Coco_2.0, whole genome shotgun sequence DNA encoding:
- the LOC124625995 gene encoding uncharacterized protein LOC124625995 isoform X1; translated protein: MEKQAVMLSSGASHISQHFVFKRTLFITIIFFVLLYFFYFLTGVKNMKNFKPIVLYPQFKRKPPPLISCGVPVQNDPIIKVNNLKTYLVGSYIEHRQEVKMIKTIAIVLRSETTKYNCLLCCSGQTTSVPAMYNIHSDHFGFEYGTADITCQLPENCTTPTHVAITSRSSKKDGSSQDIHTFQPVRNQQKQEVFPYEFTVCISVMYDYDNVLELVQTMEIFKILGVQKVAIYKTSCLPKTQKVLDYYIKQNFVELIPWKVNSYIKVSSGWQKSVSSGELHYYGQIAALNDCVYRYMYQTRYVALQDLDEIILPMNLKNWTELLPELERKYNQIGGFEFENNYFPVSFTNSSPKYSPDSWKKVTGVNILEHIIRISNDPTKFNNFKVIVNPRLVFQTTVHGLLQTVRNSVRVDPHIARMYHMRSIPKEIWVTHSQIQDTHLRDYADSLIPAVSKVLREALGI
- the LOC124625995 gene encoding uncharacterized protein LOC124625995 isoform X2 codes for the protein MLMASHISQHFVFKRTLFITIIFFVLLYFFYFLTGVKNMKNFKPIVLYPQFKRKPPPLISCGVPVQNDPIIKVNNLKTYLVGSYIEHRQEVKMIKTIAIVLRSETTKYNCLLCCSGQTTSVPAMYNIHSDHFGFEYGTADITCQLPENCTTPTHVAITSRSSKKDGSSQDIHTFQPVRNQQKQEVFPYEFTVCISVMYDYDNVLELVQTMEIFKILGVQKVAIYKTSCLPKTQKVLDYYIKQNFVELIPWKVNSYIKVSSGWQKSVSSGELHYYGQIAALNDCVYRYMYQTRYVALQDLDEIILPMNLKNWTELLPELERKYNQIGGFEFENNYFPVSFTNSSPKYSPDSWKKVTGVNILEHIIRISNDPTKFNNFKVIVNPRLVFQTTVHGLLQTVRNSVRVDPHIARMYHMRSIPKEIWVTHSQIQDTHLRDYADSLIPAVSKVLREALGI
- the LOC124625995 gene encoding glycosyltransferase family 92 protein F13G3.3 isoform X3 is translated as MKNFKPIVLYPQFKRKPPPLISCGVPVQNDPIIKVNNLKTYLVGSYIEHRQEVKMIKTIAIVLRSETTKYNCLLCCSGQTTSVPAMYNIHSDHFGFEYGTADITCQLPENCTTPTHVAITSRSSKKDGSSQDIHTFQPVRNQQKQEVFPYEFTVCISVMYDYDNVLELVQTMEIFKILGVQKVAIYKTSCLPKTQKVLDYYIKQNFVELIPWKVNSYIKVSSGWQKSVSSGELHYYGQIAALNDCVYRYMYQTRYVALQDLDEIILPMNLKNWTELLPELERKYNQIGGFEFENNYFPVSFTNSSPKYSPDSWKKVTGVNILEHIIRISNDPTKFNNFKVIVNPRLVFQTTVHGLLQTVRNSVRVDPHIARMYHMRSIPKEIWVTHSQIQDTHLRDYADSLIPAVSKVLREALGI